DNA from Coffea arabica cultivar ET-39 chromosome 10c, Coffea Arabica ET-39 HiFi, whole genome shotgun sequence:
tttttttaaattattattataatattatatttaaaaattttatttttaaaaaaaataatcaattcAAACGGAGCGGAGCAATAGAGCATTCCATTAAAACATCGCCAAAGACAAAAAATTGGTTCTCTAGCTCAAAATGAAATAAACCCTTCTATGGCTTTATTAGTTGTGGCTTTATTAGAGTTTTGGACGTAAGAGCAAAGGAAAAATCCACTTGAATTATCTTTAGTCGTTTAAGGAAAAATCCACTTGAATTATCTTTAGTCGTTTATTCTCGCTCTCTTATATTTTTGCAACTATAACAGGTGAGAATGATCAAAATCATCTCAAGTTACTATTTGATAGATTTTGGAGTTAGTTATATTATTATCAAAAAGTTTAAGAACATGTCAAAAGTAATAACAAATATACTTTCTACCTGTAAAATTAGGGATAAGTTTTTTCATATACTGTCgaagtataattttttttatattaatagATTTAAATTATGCTGTATGTGACAtacattttaaaaaaagtttttaCACAAACAGGTTTTAATTATATTATACGTGGCATATATCCAAAATTAATAGCGTAAAAAAAAGCACTATACTATTATTGTATAAAAAGTTAACTCATAAAATCAAATTAAAAAGCAAAAACTAATTGATTTTGAAGTACACACTACTACTATTTTTAGAATGTGTTGCTAAACCCAAAAAATGTAGCaacaaaattgcaaaaaaaaaaaaagaaaagaaaaaaattgggcCGTACGTAACCAGGAAACTGGTTCACGCGGACACGGTCGGTCCAGCAGCTCCGGTGAGAATATTTCGTTGAACCAAGTTTTCACGCCTCTCGAGTCGATACTCTGCaaaaaagaaggggaaaaaacaaaacaaaaacaaaaacaaaaattcctTTCCTCCGCTCCAACTCCAACTCCAACCCTCCTCTTACTAACAGTTTTAATTTTCAACCTCTCCACTATTTCTATTATTCCGTTTTAGAAATTCTTCTATCTAACCTTCTCTTCCTCCAATTATAGAAATTCTATTTActgcaatttccttcttcttcatctgtcttaaagaaaataaaatctcAAAACCCATAAATCTCGATCTCAAAAATTTCCGGGTGGGTCAGAATCTTCGTCACTCTTTCTCGGTCTCTCCCTTTTCCCTTTGCATTTCTCTTTCTCTTCTACTCTCCTCACCCAATCTATGCTTGCACCTTCTTTGGTACCTGTACCCAATTTtggtaaaaatttttttacgcGGCGGTTCTCGAAGATATCGCTGTCCATATTCAGCTCACCGGGTGATGACGCGATTTTGATTTGTTGTTGTGCAAGTGAAATAATCCTGATTTAATAATAATTTCTGCTCAATTGCAAGTGGGACTGGATGAGTGTGAAAGATTTAGGGTCTTCTGGATGTAAAGTTTTTGGTTTTGTTGCtgcttttttcaattttaagttttttttttttgggtttaaatGCTCCTGGGAGGGGATCTAGGGTTTTTAGCTAGAGTAGTAGTGGCGTTTTTTGTGGTGATTTTTGTTCCGGTTGTGGGTTTTGTTGTCCGCCTGAAATGGCGGAGGTCGGTGGCCAGGAGGGAGGAGATCAAGCGCCTTTTGGTTCTGGTTTCAGAGGAGACTGCAAGGGCTGAGCTTGAGGCTGAGGGGGACTTTGGCTATGGCTATGATGATGGGCATAATGGTTATGGCTACAGCAGCTCGTTGGCGGAAGTAGCTGCAGAAGAGCCCGTGCCGGAATCTGTGGCAGAAGTGGAGGGACCGGTGGAGGTTAATGTTGGGGCACAACCTCCTGCGGCAGCTGTTCAGGCGCCGCGGCGATTGCCGTACCAGTGTGAGGTGTGCAGTTCTCCGACCACCACACGGTGCGCGCGGTGTAAAGCAGTTCGTTACTGGTATGATGAGTACAAAAACCCCAAATGCTCTACGCGAAAgttttgttcttttttattttcccccTTCAATTGTGAGCTGATTTTGACTAAATGGACTGAAGCATTTTgtgttttcctttttgttttagtaatTGGTCTAAATTTGTGGCAGAATTTTGCCAACTCGATCTACCATTATTTGATCTTTCCTGTGGAGGTGTTAATTGTGAGTTAGGGGGAATGATTGGCAGGAAATGATATcttttttcatgttttaggcgACAAAGCAGAATGTAGTTTTTGGGAAATGGAGGATTAGATGTCATTATTTGTTCAGTAAGGGGTATGACTGTAGAAATTGGTTTAGCACCCTTAGAAAGTCTGAATATTGTCTGAATTGCAATTTGTGCGCTGTAGATTGTGTTTCTGATCAACTTAGTTTGTCGTTTAGAAGCATGAATTTCAATGGTTGTTGGGGATGGTGTTCTTTGCGCTTTGTAGCAATTGAGTGATGTAGTCATGATTGACAGTTTCACAATGCTGTTTGTTGAGTAATAATTCTTGGGTTTTAAAGAATTTGACATATTTGCTTGGGTAGAACGAATATTATTTTGAGTTTAGTTGTTAGATGTTGGTGTCACATGCAGATCTTTTTGAACTGAAAAATTGCACTACCGCACCAAATAGGGCCCTGCTGGCCTGATATCTTAGCTGCATGTAACACATCATGGCAGTCctcatcatcttttttttttttttgcctttgatGCTCACAAAGACTGCATCAAGCAAAATATTGTTCCATATCTCATGGAGATTCACTAGCATCTGCATCAAACTATTCTGCATCTGATAATGAGAGCTACCTTTTCCACACCCTTGTGGGTCTAATTGCAGACTACATTAAATTATTTTACATTAGGGAAGTTATCCATGATTGAAGTATGAAATCCAGGTTGTGGGACATTTTAACCGGTTCAGTAGGTCAGTTATTCATGACAATCAGAAGGTGCATTTTTGGGCAAAAATTCCTTCCATACATAAAGCAGCTGCTTCCAATTTTTTACACATTACCATTGAAGCATGCTTTGTTTCGGAACATTTACTTTTCTGGAAGCAATATTATACATTAGTAAACCATTGTGTGACGCATCGCATTCTTCTTGGATCAACTGACAATTTGTGGCTGCTATATTTGCTGCTTTGATAGTAATTTTTCTTCCTGAAACCAGTGAGGTTGCATATTGCGTATTTGGGCTTTGGACTTATTGCTTCATGAAAAGAATTGAATCACACTGTTGCCATGTAGAGTCGTATAATTGGCACTCAAAAATGGAAGATTCTCAAGGATGGCCTCATCTGGTACCTACGCCACTTTTGAATTTGAATGCTTTCATCATCTTGAAGGAAAATCTGTCTGAAATTGAGACGGACCTTGGTTTAGTGGGTAGGATTAAATCATTGACTTGGCAACTTTCTTCTGGACGTCGATTCACCTCACAACACATGCAGGTTGATTGGTGGCATGGCATCAGGATCCTTGATTGTTAACTGAAGCCgctaaaataaattaacaagcATACTAGAAATTAAATATATGCTTGGGGATTTAAAAAACATTCTGGAGATGCCTAGTGTGTCGATGGTTCTTTATTATATGACAGTTTTGCATATTTAGCATTGATTCAGACCTATTTTTGCATATTGCAGCTCCGGTAAATGTCAAATTATTCACTGGAGACAAGGTCACAAGGATGAATGTCAGCCATTTACATTTGATGACCAAAGCCATAAAATGGGTATCACTTCTCCTGTGAAGCTGAAGGCAAAACAGAACGAAATTCACAAGAATAGTTTTGAGACAGGAGTGAGATATCCTGCTAAGGCAGATGAAACATCTTCTGGAGAAGCTTCTGATTCCAGTCTTTCAAATTCATCAGATTGGGCAGAGAACGAAGTGGACATTTCTACTGATGAGAAAGAAAGAATTTCAAAATCGAAGTTGATTGCTCCAATGATAAGTGAAGTCTCTAGATTGACTTCAAGTGGATCCTCAATTGATGCATCTGCTAGTGCTGTGCATAATCAACGTACATCTCATGGTCATCAGCCTGTTCATTTCCCTGTTAAGACTGACGGTGATCATGCTAATGTGGGTCGAACTAAGCCTTCCCCAGAGCACTCCAATTTAGTCACTTCTGGGGTTAATTCTGAGCCCATTTCTGTTGATGTGGATACTCTTTGTGGATCATCAACATCATCAGCTTCAAGTGTTGATGGCTGCAGTGAATCTTCTTTCTCTGAGCCATCTACATCATCATCTGGCTTCTGGGATGGAACAATCAACCGTACTAGGTCTAGAATTGATGCTGTTGATGATACATCTCATTCTTGTGATGCTGCAGCACATGTTGACCTCTCAAGTTCGGAATTTTCTTCACCTTGTTCCTTTGAATCGCCGAGAAGTGTTCTTCCCCAGAAAGATATGACTGGGTTTTGTGATGAGAAAGCATTATCAGATGATCCTCATACTTCTCCGAGTGAAGAGAAGAAGCCAACAAATGGATCTTCATCACCAGTAAAACTGAATAAAGATGATTTGGCGTCATCAGCACTATGTTTGAAGAGACCTGAGCATGTTGATTTTCGTGATTTTAGTACAAGAAAGGTATTGAAGTCAAGAGATCCAGTAGACCATGCCATGAGTAAAGATGTCAAGGCTGGTAGTTTACCTTCCTTGAATTCTGAGAAGGTAAATTGTAAGGTTGCTGGCCAAAGCAGTATCCCCCAGGAATCAAAATCTGTGGAAGTAAAATCTTTTTCATCTAAAGCTTCTACTGAGCACTTGTCTCCAAACTACGGAACATATACAGTTCAAAATGTGAAATCTGTAAAAGCTGATAGTGCTCATGAGCTGCCTGCATGTGCTTCAAGTTGTTTTGATCATTCAGAGAATGCTCGGAATAGCTCAAAACCTTCAGTGTGGAAAGTTGTTGACGAAATCCGAGCTTCTAAACTAACGCGGCTCGCTCCTTTAGGTGGCATGGGCGAGAATGTTGGAAAATATTATAACAAGGTATCATCTCTTGCAGCAGATATTCCTGTCATACATTGTCTAGACTATGGCTCTAAAAGATAGAACTGACTACAAGTTTATATACAGGGTCTTTTTCCATACGATCTGTTTGTGAAGCTTTACAACTGGAACAAGGTTGAACTACTTCCTTGTGGACTCTTGAATTGTGGGAACAGGTAGGATGCAATGGACTCACCGTATACTAGATCTGCCAGAGTGTATGGTAGACGTATTATTTTAATTCACGTCTTTCGCATTAGTAAAATGCTTAAAATGCATGCTGTTTATTTGGGAGCAGTTTCTTTTCACAAAGAAATAGATATTGTTAAACTCAACAATTCTGATACTATCTAATTTCTTTTGGACTTTTCCTGCAGCTGCTATGCTAATGTTGTCCTGCAATGCCTGGCTTTCACCCCTCCTCTAACAGCTTATTTTCTGCAAGGACTACATTCCAGAGCATGTATGCCCTCTTGTTTAAGTTTTTATTAATTGACAATTACCTTACAGTTTGGAATGTTAgaattcattctttttcttgattttgtttaTGTACATAACTGAATTCTTGGTCATGTCTCCAGGCAAAAAAAGAGGCTGGTGCTTCACTTGTGAGTTTGAGAGTCTTGTTCTTAAGGCAAAGGATGGAAATTCTCCCATCTCTCCTAGCCGTATCATATCCCAATTGCAAAACATAGGGAGCAATCTTGGGAATGGAAGAGAAGAAGATGCACACGAATTTCTCAGGTAAGCTGGCTTTGGATTCC
Protein-coding regions in this window:
- the LOC113714413 gene encoding ubiquitin carboxyl-terminal hydrolase 16-like produces the protein MLLGGDLGFLARVVVAFFVVIFVPVVGFVVRLKWRRSVARREEIKRLLVLVSEETARAELEAEGDFGYGYDDGHNGYGYSSSLAEVAAEEPVPESVAEVEGPVEVNVGAQPPAAAVQAPRRLPYQCEVCSSPTTTRCARCKAVRYCSGKCQIIHWRQGHKDECQPFTFDDQSHKMGITSPVKLKAKQNEIHKNSFETGVRYPAKADETSSGEASDSSLSNSSDWAENEVDISTDEKERISKSKLIAPMISEVSRLTSSGSSIDASASAVHNQRTSHGHQPVHFPVKTDGDHANVGRTKPSPEHSNLVTSGVNSEPISVDVDTLCGSSTSSASSVDGCSESSFSEPSTSSSGFWDGTINRTRSRIDAVDDTSHSCDAAAHVDLSSSEFSSPCSFESPRSVLPQKDMTGFCDEKALSDDPHTSPSEEKKPTNGSSSPVKLNKDDLASSALCLKRPEHVDFRDFSTRKVLKSRDPVDHAMSKDVKAGSLPSLNSEKVNCKVAGQSSIPQESKSVEVKSFSSKASTEHLSPNYGTYTVQNVKSVKADSAHELPACASSCFDHSENARNSSKPSVWKVVDEIRASKLTRLAPLGGMGENVGKYYNKGLFPYDLFVKLYNWNKVELLPCGLLNCGNSCYANVVLQCLAFTPPLTAYFLQGLHSRACKKRGWCFTCEFESLVLKAKDGNSPISPSRIISQLQNIGSNLGNGREEDAHEFLRCAIDTMQSGCLNEAGISASGTLEETTLLGLTFGGYLRSKIECMRCGGKSERQEKIMDLTVEIGGDIGTLEEALRQFTHTETLDGENKYHCSRCKSYEKAKKKLRVLEAPNILTIALKRFQSGKFGKLNKTIRFPEILDLAPYMSGTSDKSPIYRLYGVIVHLDIMNAAFSGHYVCYVKNTQNKWFKIDDSMVNAVELERVLTKGAYMLLYARCSPRAPRLIRSTLVPRDPRKSRHPDSKPRYHHARGPWDIHADDSSNNETNDERACPNYSSFQPFRTIWEEDSSSDKSSSFFSEVNSCSTDSSARDSMCSDDLFDQMLGIGDMGVYYGGSSWRNASDSETSSSSSSPSPLYSRHPLHDLEAYASKYPEETDECIDTAVPTVDDRPRLPGRTEVEVTGGRGTTLCPDSGKESTPFLCPDSTKRCRKLGSSSCRETGSSKLGWINFENWKSSVTFRRPTRERSD